A genomic region of Oncorhynchus mykiss isolate Arlee chromosome 2, USDA_OmykA_1.1, whole genome shotgun sequence contains the following coding sequences:
- the ankrd27 gene encoding ankyrin repeat domain-containing protein 27 isoform X2: MAVYDENLLKNPFYLALEKQRPDLCSRVAELHGIVLVPCCGSITLSAYTASQFETYVLHPSGEGYQTVDGKELTIQDSLVRLGLGFQAPANVPILFEETFYNEKEQSYSILCIARPIDTNQSPVEVAPSPAPYYLKNVEDVREFLGRHVEKLDKFISSFCHSFKEQEKKGLRHHIDSVNSLYTKCLQCLLRDSRLKLLVKQELQMTLLKQAVEMYIHHGIHDFIFNFVGTLEASQDSAFNKTTRGLQDLQQKDFGVKSEFSINIPRAKRELSQLNRCTSPLHKLLCLRKVCLTIMQSPSHSVSLEALCADDLLSVILYLLVKTEIPNWMANLSYIKNFHFCNSTKEELSYCLTSFEAAVEFIRQGNFGLSQGGVGLGDLNDKVHFTQKINLLSQNSATPIDCLFQHIANGNEVEVQRVLSENQSDGVKRCHPLCSCDHCELRLSGSLNDPSIITPFSRDDRGYTPLHVAAICGQSLLIDLLVSKGALVNATDYHALSPLHLSCQKGYQRVTLLLLHYKAYSGAQDNNGNTPLHLACMYGHEDCVKALVYYDLHVCRLNIQNDKGDTPLHIAARWGYEGIIEVLLQNGASTTTNNKVNDSPLQCALNSKILTLLELSHNGSHRRENNDSPNRSPQASDCSSRRSSVSSTTSQSSEARPDRDRVRHKEVEKLLRAVADGDIEMVRYLLEWLDEEPEEQHAGLPSWTELCHPLCQCPHCGPTQKKLACLQASGLSVNSSSVDGFTPLHVAALHGHTALVSLFSRHEANVDARNSQSATPLHLASQNNHIQVVTSLLECNAKLNKKDHYGNTPLIHACLRGHLDTATILLQSNASVNLSNNQGNTALHEAVRGGHLALVELLLQAGALVHMRNRRQRTALDCGKETGGKNTEILRILQKASGLSPDAEPIKLLSVPKGALAHSFVQRFKLHQHNTNGRCQKLAQSINRVQQMKKGLPRDTSVPSINSPTAQRRKLRRGVTLESSGPFSICSSPEGSPPPGYHRDSERVLSHCHTVDTEHPPFPQWARDLRHTGEVKVDTHVAEDPSDTPGEPDIHTPDVSSTQLMGVQIHTHSQRPL; this comes from the exons ATGGCTGTGTATGATGAGAACCtcctgaagaaccctttttaccTGGCACTGGAGAAGCAGAGACCCGACCTGTGCAGCAGAGTGGCAGAGCTACATGGCATT GTTTTGGTGCCGTGCTGTGGAAGCATAACCCTTAGTGCATACACAGCATCCCAGTTTGAAACCTACGTTTTACACCCATCTGGAGAAGGGTATCAGACTGTGGATGGGAAG GAGCTGACCATCCAGGACAGCTTGGTGAGACTGGGCTTAGGGTTCCAGGCCCCAGCCAATGTGCCCATCCTGTTTGAGGAGACCTTCTACAATGAGAAGGAGCAGAGCTACAGTATCCTGTGTATCGCCAGGCCCATTGACACCAACCAAAGCCCAG TGGAGGTGGCCCCCAGCCCAGCCCCGTACTATCTGAAGAATGTGGAGGATGTCAGGGAGTTCCTGGGCCGCCATGTTGAGAAACTGGACAAGTTCATCAGCAGCTTTTGCCACTCATTTAAGGAGCAGGAAAAGAAGGGACTGCGACACCACATC GACTCTGTGAATTCTCTTTATACTAAATGTCTTCAGTGCCTGTTGAGAGACTCGCGCCTG AAATTGCTGGTCAAACAGGAGCTCCAGATGACTCTCCTCAAACAGGCGGTTGAG ATGTATATACATCATGGTATCCATGATTTCATCTTTAATTTTGTGGGGACTCTTGAAGCCAGCCAG GATTCTGCCTTCAACAAAACCACCAGAGGCCTGCAGGACCTGCAGCAGAAAGACTTTGGGGTCAAATCTGAATTTAG TATAAATATCCCTCGGGCCAAGAGGGAGCTGAGCCAGTTGAACCGCTGCACCTCTCCTCTACACAAACTGCTCTGCCTCAGGAAGGTGTGTCTCACAATCATGCAGTCCCCCAGCCACTCGG TTAGTTTAGAGGCCCTGTGTGCAGACGACCTTCTGTCTGTGATTCTGTACTTACTGGTGAAGACGGAAATCCCCAATTG GATGGCCAACCTGAGCTACATCAAGAACTTCCATTTCTGTAATTCCACCAAGGAGGAGCTGAGCTACTGCCTGACGTCGTTTGAGGCCGCCGTGGAGTTCATCAGACAGGGAAACTTCGGCCTGAGCCAGGGAGGCGTG GGCTTAGGGGACCTGAATGACAAAGTGCATTTCACCCAGAAGATAAACCTGCTCTCCCAGAACTCTGCTACCCCCATAGACTGTCTGTTTCAG CACATAGCCAATGGTAACGAGGTAGAGGTCCAGCGTGTGTTGAGTGAGAACCAGAGTGACGGTGTAAAGAGGTGCCACCCTCTCTGCTCCTGTGACCACTGTGAGCTCCGTCTCTCTGG GAGCCTGAATGACCCCTCCATCATAACGCCCTTCTCTCGAGACGACAGGGGATACACACCACTTCACGTCGCTGCTATCTGCG GTCAGTCCCTGTTGATCGACCTGCTAGTGTCTAAGGGAGCTCTGGTGAATGCCACAGACTACCATGCCCTCTCACCCCTTCACCTCTCCTGCCAGAAGGGCTACCAGCGAGTCACG CTGCTGCTCTTGCACTATAAGGCTTACTCCGGTGCCCAGGATAACAATGGCAACACTCCTCTGCACCTGGCCTGTATGTACGGACACGAGGAT TGTGTTAAAGCCCTGGTGTACTACGACCTGCACGTGTGCCGTCTGAACATCCAGAATGACAAAGGCGACACTCCCCTGCACATCGCAGCCCGGTGGGGCTACGAGGGCATCATTGAGGTGCTGCTGCAGAACGGAGCcagcaccaccaccaacaacaaggTCAACGACTCTCCACTACAATGTGCCCTCAACTCTAAG ATTCTAACGCTATTGGAGTTGTCCCACAACGGCTCTCATAGAAGAGAGAACAATGAT tcccCAAACCGTTCCCCCCAGGCCTCTGACTGCAGCAGCCGCCGCTCCTCTGTTTCCAGCACCACCTCCCAGAGCTCCGAGGCCAGACCCGACAGAGACAGGGTCCGACACAAAGAG GTGGAGAAGTTGCTTCGTGCGGTGGCAGATGGAGACATAGAGATGGTGCGGTACCTGTTGGAGTGGTTGGACGAGGAACCAGAGGAGCAGCATGCAGGGCTGCCGTCCTGGACAGAACTGTGCCACCCACTGTGCCAGTGTCCACACTGTGGACCAACACAGAAG AAGTTGGCGTGCCTGCAGGCCAGTGGTCTGAGTgtgaacagcagtagtgtggATGGCTTCACTCCTCTCCACGTGGCAGCGCTCCATGGTCACACGGCCCTGGTGTCCCTGTTCAGCCGCCACGAGGCCAATGTTGACGCACGCAACAGCCAGAGTGCCACGCCACTGCACCTGGCCAGCCAGAACAACCACATACAG GTAGTGACATCACTGCTGGAGTGCAACGCCAAGCTGAATAAGAAGGATCACTATGGCAACACCCCTCTAATCCACGCCTGCCTCAGAGGTCACCTGGACACAGCCACCATCCTgctacag AGCAATGCGTCAGTGAACCTGTCCAACAACCAGGGGAACACGGCCCTGCATGAGGCTGTGAGGGGAGGTCACCTGGCTCTGGTGGAGCTGTTACTGCAGGCTGGAGCCCTGGTCCACATGAGGAACCGGAGACAGAGGACAGCACTGGATTGTGGCAAGGAGACTGGGGGCAAG AACACTGAGATCCTGAGGATTCTTCAGAAGGCTTCTGGACTCTCCCCTGATGCTGAACCAATCAAACTTCTCTCTGTGCCCAAGGGGGCTTTGG CCCATTCATTTGTCCAGAGGTTCAAGCTCCATCAGCATAATACCAATGGAAGATGTCAGAAGCTGGCCCAGTCAATCAACAG AGTTCAGCAGATGAAGAAAGGTCTTCCCAGGGACACCAGTGTGCCTTCCATCAACTCACCCACTGCCCAGAGGAGGAAGCTGAGGCGGGGGGTGACCCTGGAGAGCAGTGGGCCTTTCAGCATCTGCTCCAGCCCAGAGGGAAGCCCCCCGCCTGGGTACCACAGGGACAGCGAGAGGGTCCTGAGCCACTGTCACACCGTGGACACAGAGCACCCCCCATTCCCTCAGTGGGCCCGGGACCTGAGACACACAGGAGAGGTTAAGGTGGACACACATGTAGCCGAAGACCCTTCAGACACTCCCGGTGAGcctgacatacacacacctgaCGTATCAAGTACACAGCTGATGGGCGTTCAAATACACACGCACAGCCAACGACCCCTCTAA
- the ankrd27 gene encoding ankyrin repeat domain-containing protein 27 isoform X4, whose translation MAVYDENLLKNPFYLALEKQRPDLCSRVAELHGIVLVPCCGSITLSAYTASQFETYVLHPSGEGYQTVDGKELTIQDSLVRLGLGFQAPANVPILFEETFYNEKEQSYSILCIARPIDTNQSPGMEVAPSPAPYYLKNVEDVREFLGRHVEKLDKFISSFCHSFKEQEKKGLRHHIDSVNSLYTKCLQCLLRDSRLKLLVKQELQMTLLKQAVEMYIHHGIHDFIFNFVGTLEASQDSAFNKTTRGLQDLQQKDFGVKSEFSINIPRAKRELSQLNRCTSPLHKLLCLRKVCLTIMQSPSHSVSLEALCADDLLSVILYLLVKTEIPNWMANLSYIKNFHFCNSTKEELSYCLTSFEAAVEFIRQGNFGLSQGGVGLGDLNDKVHFTQKINLLSQNSATPIDCLFQHIANGNEVEVQRVLSENQSDGVKRCHPLCSCDHCELRLSGSLNDPSIITPFSRDDRGYTPLHVAAICGQSLLIDLLVSKGALVNATDYHALSPLHLSCQKGYQRVTLLLLHYKAYSGAQDNNGNTPLHLACMYGHEDCVKALVYYDLHVCRLNIQNDKGDTPLHIAARWGYEGIIEVLLQNGASTTTNNKVNDSPLQCALNSKILTLLELSHNGSHRRENNDASDCSSRRSSVSSTTSQSSEARPDRDRVRHKEVEKLLRAVADGDIEMVRYLLEWLDEEPEEQHAGLPSWTELCHPLCQCPHCGPTQKKLACLQASGLSVNSSSVDGFTPLHVAALHGHTALVSLFSRHEANVDARNSQSATPLHLASQNNHIQVVTSLLECNAKLNKKDHYGNTPLIHACLRGHLDTATILLQSNASVNLSNNQGNTALHEAVRGGHLALVELLLQAGALVHMRNRRQRTALDCGKETGGKNTEILRILQKASGLSPDAEPIKLLSVPKGALAHSFVQRFKLHQHNTNGRCQKLAQSINRVQQMKKGLPRDTSVPSINSPTAQRRKLRRGVTLESSGPFSICSSPEGSPPPGYHRDSERVLSHCHTVDTEHPPFPQWARDLRHTGEVKVDTHVAEDPSDTPGEPDIHTPDVSSTQLMGVQIHTHSQRPL comes from the exons ATGGCTGTGTATGATGAGAACCtcctgaagaaccctttttaccTGGCACTGGAGAAGCAGAGACCCGACCTGTGCAGCAGAGTGGCAGAGCTACATGGCATT GTTTTGGTGCCGTGCTGTGGAAGCATAACCCTTAGTGCATACACAGCATCCCAGTTTGAAACCTACGTTTTACACCCATCTGGAGAAGGGTATCAGACTGTGGATGGGAAG GAGCTGACCATCCAGGACAGCTTGGTGAGACTGGGCTTAGGGTTCCAGGCCCCAGCCAATGTGCCCATCCTGTTTGAGGAGACCTTCTACAATGAGAAGGAGCAGAGCTACAGTATCCTGTGTATCGCCAGGCCCATTGACACCAACCAAAGCCCAGGTA TGGAGGTGGCCCCCAGCCCAGCCCCGTACTATCTGAAGAATGTGGAGGATGTCAGGGAGTTCCTGGGCCGCCATGTTGAGAAACTGGACAAGTTCATCAGCAGCTTTTGCCACTCATTTAAGGAGCAGGAAAAGAAGGGACTGCGACACCACATC GACTCTGTGAATTCTCTTTATACTAAATGTCTTCAGTGCCTGTTGAGAGACTCGCGCCTG AAATTGCTGGTCAAACAGGAGCTCCAGATGACTCTCCTCAAACAGGCGGTTGAG ATGTATATACATCATGGTATCCATGATTTCATCTTTAATTTTGTGGGGACTCTTGAAGCCAGCCAG GATTCTGCCTTCAACAAAACCACCAGAGGCCTGCAGGACCTGCAGCAGAAAGACTTTGGGGTCAAATCTGAATTTAG TATAAATATCCCTCGGGCCAAGAGGGAGCTGAGCCAGTTGAACCGCTGCACCTCTCCTCTACACAAACTGCTCTGCCTCAGGAAGGTGTGTCTCACAATCATGCAGTCCCCCAGCCACTCGG TTAGTTTAGAGGCCCTGTGTGCAGACGACCTTCTGTCTGTGATTCTGTACTTACTGGTGAAGACGGAAATCCCCAATTG GATGGCCAACCTGAGCTACATCAAGAACTTCCATTTCTGTAATTCCACCAAGGAGGAGCTGAGCTACTGCCTGACGTCGTTTGAGGCCGCCGTGGAGTTCATCAGACAGGGAAACTTCGGCCTGAGCCAGGGAGGCGTG GGCTTAGGGGACCTGAATGACAAAGTGCATTTCACCCAGAAGATAAACCTGCTCTCCCAGAACTCTGCTACCCCCATAGACTGTCTGTTTCAG CACATAGCCAATGGTAACGAGGTAGAGGTCCAGCGTGTGTTGAGTGAGAACCAGAGTGACGGTGTAAAGAGGTGCCACCCTCTCTGCTCCTGTGACCACTGTGAGCTCCGTCTCTCTGG GAGCCTGAATGACCCCTCCATCATAACGCCCTTCTCTCGAGACGACAGGGGATACACACCACTTCACGTCGCTGCTATCTGCG GTCAGTCCCTGTTGATCGACCTGCTAGTGTCTAAGGGAGCTCTGGTGAATGCCACAGACTACCATGCCCTCTCACCCCTTCACCTCTCCTGCCAGAAGGGCTACCAGCGAGTCACG CTGCTGCTCTTGCACTATAAGGCTTACTCCGGTGCCCAGGATAACAATGGCAACACTCCTCTGCACCTGGCCTGTATGTACGGACACGAGGAT TGTGTTAAAGCCCTGGTGTACTACGACCTGCACGTGTGCCGTCTGAACATCCAGAATGACAAAGGCGACACTCCCCTGCACATCGCAGCCCGGTGGGGCTACGAGGGCATCATTGAGGTGCTGCTGCAGAACGGAGCcagcaccaccaccaacaacaaggTCAACGACTCTCCACTACAATGTGCCCTCAACTCTAAG ATTCTAACGCTATTGGAGTTGTCCCACAACGGCTCTCATAGAAGAGAGAACAATGAT GCCTCTGACTGCAGCAGCCGCCGCTCCTCTGTTTCCAGCACCACCTCCCAGAGCTCCGAGGCCAGACCCGACAGAGACAGGGTCCGACACAAAGAG GTGGAGAAGTTGCTTCGTGCGGTGGCAGATGGAGACATAGAGATGGTGCGGTACCTGTTGGAGTGGTTGGACGAGGAACCAGAGGAGCAGCATGCAGGGCTGCCGTCCTGGACAGAACTGTGCCACCCACTGTGCCAGTGTCCACACTGTGGACCAACACAGAAG AAGTTGGCGTGCCTGCAGGCCAGTGGTCTGAGTgtgaacagcagtagtgtggATGGCTTCACTCCTCTCCACGTGGCAGCGCTCCATGGTCACACGGCCCTGGTGTCCCTGTTCAGCCGCCACGAGGCCAATGTTGACGCACGCAACAGCCAGAGTGCCACGCCACTGCACCTGGCCAGCCAGAACAACCACATACAG GTAGTGACATCACTGCTGGAGTGCAACGCCAAGCTGAATAAGAAGGATCACTATGGCAACACCCCTCTAATCCACGCCTGCCTCAGAGGTCACCTGGACACAGCCACCATCCTgctacag AGCAATGCGTCAGTGAACCTGTCCAACAACCAGGGGAACACGGCCCTGCATGAGGCTGTGAGGGGAGGTCACCTGGCTCTGGTGGAGCTGTTACTGCAGGCTGGAGCCCTGGTCCACATGAGGAACCGGAGACAGAGGACAGCACTGGATTGTGGCAAGGAGACTGGGGGCAAG AACACTGAGATCCTGAGGATTCTTCAGAAGGCTTCTGGACTCTCCCCTGATGCTGAACCAATCAAACTTCTCTCTGTGCCCAAGGGGGCTTTGG CCCATTCATTTGTCCAGAGGTTCAAGCTCCATCAGCATAATACCAATGGAAGATGTCAGAAGCTGGCCCAGTCAATCAACAG AGTTCAGCAGATGAAGAAAGGTCTTCCCAGGGACACCAGTGTGCCTTCCATCAACTCACCCACTGCCCAGAGGAGGAAGCTGAGGCGGGGGGTGACCCTGGAGAGCAGTGGGCCTTTCAGCATCTGCTCCAGCCCAGAGGGAAGCCCCCCGCCTGGGTACCACAGGGACAGCGAGAGGGTCCTGAGCCACTGTCACACCGTGGACACAGAGCACCCCCCATTCCCTCAGTGGGCCCGGGACCTGAGACACACAGGAGAGGTTAAGGTGGACACACATGTAGCCGAAGACCCTTCAGACACTCCCGGTGAGcctgacatacacacacctgaCGTATCAAGTACACAGCTGATGGGCGTTCAAATACACACGCACAGCCAACGACCCCTCTAA
- the ankrd27 gene encoding ankyrin repeat domain-containing protein 27 isoform X6, producing MEVAPSPAPYYLKNVEDVREFLGRHVEKLDKFISSFCHSFKEQEKKGLRHHIDSVNSLYTKCLQCLLRDSRLKLLVKQELQMTLLKQAVEMYIHHGIHDFIFNFVGTLEASQDSAFNKTTRGLQDLQQKDFGVKSEFSINIPRAKRELSQLNRCTSPLHKLLCLRKVCLTIMQSPSHSVSLEALCADDLLSVILYLLVKTEIPNWMANLSYIKNFHFCNSTKEELSYCLTSFEAAVEFIRQGNFGLSQGGVGLGDLNDKVHFTQKINLLSQNSATPIDCLFQHIANGNEVEVQRVLSENQSDGVKRCHPLCSCDHCELRLSGSLNDPSIITPFSRDDRGYTPLHVAAICGQSLLIDLLVSKGALVNATDYHALSPLHLSCQKGYQRVTLLLLHYKAYSGAQDNNGNTPLHLACMYGHEDCVKALVYYDLHVCRLNIQNDKGDTPLHIAARWGYEGIIEVLLQNGASTTTNNKVNDSPLQCALNSKILTLLELSHNGSHRRENNDSPNRSPQASDCSSRRSSVSSTTSQSSEARPDRDRVRHKEVEKLLRAVADGDIEMVRYLLEWLDEEPEEQHAGLPSWTELCHPLCQCPHCGPTQKKLACLQASGLSVNSSSVDGFTPLHVAALHGHTALVSLFSRHEANVDARNSQSATPLHLASQNNHIQVVTSLLECNAKLNKKDHYGNTPLIHACLRGHLDTATILLQSNASVNLSNNQGNTALHEAVRGGHLALVELLLQAGALVHMRNRRQRTALDCGKETGGKNTEILRILQKASGLSPDAEPIKLLSVPKGALAHSFVQRFKLHQHNTNGRCQKLAQSINRVQQMKKGLPRDTSVPSINSPTAQRRKLRRGVTLESSGPFSICSSPEGSPPPGYHRDSERVLSHCHTVDTEHPPFPQWARDLRHTGEVKVDTHVAEDPSDTPGEPDIHTPDVSSTQLMGVQIHTHSQRPL from the exons A TGGAGGTGGCCCCCAGCCCAGCCCCGTACTATCTGAAGAATGTGGAGGATGTCAGGGAGTTCCTGGGCCGCCATGTTGAGAAACTGGACAAGTTCATCAGCAGCTTTTGCCACTCATTTAAGGAGCAGGAAAAGAAGGGACTGCGACACCACATC GACTCTGTGAATTCTCTTTATACTAAATGTCTTCAGTGCCTGTTGAGAGACTCGCGCCTG AAATTGCTGGTCAAACAGGAGCTCCAGATGACTCTCCTCAAACAGGCGGTTGAG ATGTATATACATCATGGTATCCATGATTTCATCTTTAATTTTGTGGGGACTCTTGAAGCCAGCCAG GATTCTGCCTTCAACAAAACCACCAGAGGCCTGCAGGACCTGCAGCAGAAAGACTTTGGGGTCAAATCTGAATTTAG TATAAATATCCCTCGGGCCAAGAGGGAGCTGAGCCAGTTGAACCGCTGCACCTCTCCTCTACACAAACTGCTCTGCCTCAGGAAGGTGTGTCTCACAATCATGCAGTCCCCCAGCCACTCGG TTAGTTTAGAGGCCCTGTGTGCAGACGACCTTCTGTCTGTGATTCTGTACTTACTGGTGAAGACGGAAATCCCCAATTG GATGGCCAACCTGAGCTACATCAAGAACTTCCATTTCTGTAATTCCACCAAGGAGGAGCTGAGCTACTGCCTGACGTCGTTTGAGGCCGCCGTGGAGTTCATCAGACAGGGAAACTTCGGCCTGAGCCAGGGAGGCGTG GGCTTAGGGGACCTGAATGACAAAGTGCATTTCACCCAGAAGATAAACCTGCTCTCCCAGAACTCTGCTACCCCCATAGACTGTCTGTTTCAG CACATAGCCAATGGTAACGAGGTAGAGGTCCAGCGTGTGTTGAGTGAGAACCAGAGTGACGGTGTAAAGAGGTGCCACCCTCTCTGCTCCTGTGACCACTGTGAGCTCCGTCTCTCTGG GAGCCTGAATGACCCCTCCATCATAACGCCCTTCTCTCGAGACGACAGGGGATACACACCACTTCACGTCGCTGCTATCTGCG GTCAGTCCCTGTTGATCGACCTGCTAGTGTCTAAGGGAGCTCTGGTGAATGCCACAGACTACCATGCCCTCTCACCCCTTCACCTCTCCTGCCAGAAGGGCTACCAGCGAGTCACG CTGCTGCTCTTGCACTATAAGGCTTACTCCGGTGCCCAGGATAACAATGGCAACACTCCTCTGCACCTGGCCTGTATGTACGGACACGAGGAT TGTGTTAAAGCCCTGGTGTACTACGACCTGCACGTGTGCCGTCTGAACATCCAGAATGACAAAGGCGACACTCCCCTGCACATCGCAGCCCGGTGGGGCTACGAGGGCATCATTGAGGTGCTGCTGCAGAACGGAGCcagcaccaccaccaacaacaaggTCAACGACTCTCCACTACAATGTGCCCTCAACTCTAAG ATTCTAACGCTATTGGAGTTGTCCCACAACGGCTCTCATAGAAGAGAGAACAATGAT tcccCAAACCGTTCCCCCCAGGCCTCTGACTGCAGCAGCCGCCGCTCCTCTGTTTCCAGCACCACCTCCCAGAGCTCCGAGGCCAGACCCGACAGAGACAGGGTCCGACACAAAGAG GTGGAGAAGTTGCTTCGTGCGGTGGCAGATGGAGACATAGAGATGGTGCGGTACCTGTTGGAGTGGTTGGACGAGGAACCAGAGGAGCAGCATGCAGGGCTGCCGTCCTGGACAGAACTGTGCCACCCACTGTGCCAGTGTCCACACTGTGGACCAACACAGAAG AAGTTGGCGTGCCTGCAGGCCAGTGGTCTGAGTgtgaacagcagtagtgtggATGGCTTCACTCCTCTCCACGTGGCAGCGCTCCATGGTCACACGGCCCTGGTGTCCCTGTTCAGCCGCCACGAGGCCAATGTTGACGCACGCAACAGCCAGAGTGCCACGCCACTGCACCTGGCCAGCCAGAACAACCACATACAG GTAGTGACATCACTGCTGGAGTGCAACGCCAAGCTGAATAAGAAGGATCACTATGGCAACACCCCTCTAATCCACGCCTGCCTCAGAGGTCACCTGGACACAGCCACCATCCTgctacag AGCAATGCGTCAGTGAACCTGTCCAACAACCAGGGGAACACGGCCCTGCATGAGGCTGTGAGGGGAGGTCACCTGGCTCTGGTGGAGCTGTTACTGCAGGCTGGAGCCCTGGTCCACATGAGGAACCGGAGACAGAGGACAGCACTGGATTGTGGCAAGGAGACTGGGGGCAAG AACACTGAGATCCTGAGGATTCTTCAGAAGGCTTCTGGACTCTCCCCTGATGCTGAACCAATCAAACTTCTCTCTGTGCCCAAGGGGGCTTTGG CCCATTCATTTGTCCAGAGGTTCAAGCTCCATCAGCATAATACCAATGGAAGATGTCAGAAGCTGGCCCAGTCAATCAACAG AGTTCAGCAGATGAAGAAAGGTCTTCCCAGGGACACCAGTGTGCCTTCCATCAACTCACCCACTGCCCAGAGGAGGAAGCTGAGGCGGGGGGTGACCCTGGAGAGCAGTGGGCCTTTCAGCATCTGCTCCAGCCCAGAGGGAAGCCCCCCGCCTGGGTACCACAGGGACAGCGAGAGGGTCCTGAGCCACTGTCACACCGTGGACACAGAGCACCCCCCATTCCCTCAGTGGGCCCGGGACCTGAGACACACAGGAGAGGTTAAGGTGGACACACATGTAGCCGAAGACCCTTCAGACACTCCCGGTGAGcctgacatacacacacctgaCGTATCAAGTACACAGCTGATGGGCGTTCAAATACACACGCACAGCCAACGACCCCTCTAA